A genomic segment from Glycine soja cultivar W05 chromosome 18, ASM419377v2, whole genome shotgun sequence encodes:
- the LOC114395134 gene encoding laccase-4-like — MDSWVRMLFLIACIVPALVECKVRHYKFNVVLKNTTRLCSSKPIVTVNGKFPGPTLYAREDDTVLVKVNNLVNHNVTIHWHGVRQLRTGWADGPAYITQCPILSGQSYLYNFTLTGQRGTLLWHAHVNWLRSTLHGAIVILPKRGVPYPFPKPDKELVVILGEWWKSDTEDVINEALKSGLAPNVSDAHTINGLPGIVSVANCSTQDVYKLPVESGKTYLLRIINAALNEELFFKIAGHPFTVVEVDASYVKPFKTDTLSIAPGQTTNALLTADQNSGKYTIVASTFMDSPVVAVDNLTATATLHYTGTLATTPTLLTTPPPRNATQVANNFTNSLKSLNSKKYPAKVPQKVDHSLLLTVGLGINPCPSCTAGNGSRVVAAVNNVTFVMPTTALLQAHYFNIKGVFTTDFPGNPSHVYNYTATPPAAAWQTTNGTKAYRLAFNSTVQVVLQDTGVIAPESHPVHLHGFNFFVVGSGVGNYDPKTDQNNFNLADPVERNTIGVPTGGWVAFRFRADNPGVWFLHCHFEVHTTWGLKMAFLVDNGKGPNESLLPPPKDLPKC, encoded by the exons ATGGACTCTTGGGTTAGAATGCTGTTTCTCATTGCTTGCATTGTTCCAGCTTTAGTCGAGTGCAAAGTGAGGCACTACAAATTCAAT GTGGTACTGAAGAATACTACTAGGTTATGTTCAAGCAAACCAATTGTCACCGTTAATGGGAAATTTCCAGGACCCACTCTTTACGCTAGGGAAGATGATACAGTGCTAGTCAAAGTCAATAACCTTGTCAACCACAATGTCACCATCCACTG GCATGGTGTGAGACAACTTAGAACTGGTTGGGCTGATGGGCCTGCATACATCACACAGTGCCCAATTCTGTCAGGACAATCATATTTGTACAACTTCACCCTTACAGGACAAAGAGGAACACTTCTTTGGCATGCTCATGTTAACTGGCTAAGGTCAACTCTCCATGGTGCCATAGTTATCTTGCCAAAGAGGGGTGTGCCATACCCTTTCCCAAAACCAGATAAAGAGTTGGTTGTAATATTAG GAGAATGGTGGAAATCTGATACAGAAGATGTTATCAATGAAGCTCTCAAGTCAGGATTAGCACCAAATGTCTCAGATGCTCATACCATTAATGGCCTTCCAGGGATTGTGTCTGTGGCCAATTGTTCTACACAAG ATGTGTACAAGCTTCCTGTGGAAAGTGGCAAGACCTACCTATTGAGAATCATCAATGCTGCACTCAATGAGGAGCTCTTCTTCAAAATTGCTGGCCATCCATTCACTGTGGTTGAAGTTGATGCCTCATATGTAAAGCCCTTCAAGACAGACACTCTTTCGATAGCCCCTGGTCAAACCACCAATGCCCTTTTAACTGCTGACCAAAACTCTGGCAAATACACAATTGTAGCCTCTACTTTCATGGATTCTCCAGTTGTAGCTGTGGATAACTTGACTGCAACAGCCACATTGCACTACACTGGCACTCTTGCCACCACTCCTACACTTCTCACCACCCCTCCTCCAAGAAATGCCACCCAAGTTGCTAACAACTTCACCAATTCTCTCAAAAGCCTTAATTCTAAGAAATACCCTGCAAAAGTCCCACAAAAAGTTGATCATTCACTTCTCCTCACTGTTGGTTTGGGGATTAACCCTTGTCCATCTTGCACAGCTGGCAATGGGAGTAGAGTAGTGGCTGCTGTCAACAATGTGACATTTGTGATGCCAACCACTGCACTGCTTCAGGCTCATTACTTCAACATCAAGGGGGTGTTCACCACTGATTTCCCTGGCAACCCTTCTCATGTTTACAACTACACGGCGACTCCGCCGGCGGCAGCTTGGCAGACCACAAATGGCACCAAGGCTTACAGGCTGGCATTCAACTCCACAGTTCAGGTTGTTTTGCAGGATACTGGGGTCATTGCTCCTGAGAGCCACCCGGTTCATCTTCATGGGTTCAACTTCTTTGTTGTTGGCTCTGGTGTAGGAAATTATGATCCCAAAACGGATCAAAATAACTTTAATCTTGCGGATCCTGTTGAGAGGAACACAATTGGAGTGCCTACTGGAGGGTGGGTTGCTTTCAGATTCAGAGCAGATAACCCAG GAGTGTGGTTCTTGCACTGCCATTTCGAGGTGCATACAACATGGGGGTTGAAGATGGCATTCTTGGTGGACAATGGTAAAGGTCCTAATGAATCACTGCTACCCCCACCAAAAGATCTTCCAAAATGTTAG